One window of Uloborus diversus isolate 005 chromosome 3, Udiv.v.3.1, whole genome shotgun sequence genomic DNA carries:
- the LOC129219430 gene encoding ankyrin repeat domain-containing protein 53-like: MSSKRGNGSNGRKKSAPAKRPAKDLEEPPRRDLPVYGEFYTYQNMYRTDMQGRHALHRAAKRGDEERVKELLGQGFNPILYDIHGYTPLLIALNDCCEEAAQILIEEDCGINLPDKTGKYPLHVAANSGLEECVKLLLFMGANPHVLDNTGIYPLEEALSQLNHSRFVNVTKMILRMCALKDIALDLKEMDVVRYKRDFCNSILAECRSEIQRMKEAKIKGSSISFFDIATEDVAIVARYVQNKNILKVLNGSFETFPNYSDMIAYKVKRAKERRALTDQWVECFTFKTRQFPKPCTDIISLHLSDRDMRSFITGVEFSH; the protein is encoded by the exons ATGAGCTCT AAAAGAGGAAATGGATCTAATGGAAGAAAGAAGAGTGCACCTGCCAAGCGCCCTGCTAAAGATTTGGAAGAACCCCCGAG GAGGGATCTGCCGGTATATGGAgagttctatacatatcagaaTATGTATAGAACTGACATGCAAGGGCGGCATGCCTTGCATAGAGCAGCAAAAAGAGGAGATGAAGAAAGAGTGAAAGAGCTTCTTGGTCAAGGCTTCAATCCCATTCTCTACGACATCCACGGGTATACGCCACTCCTCATCGCGCTCAATGACTGCTGCGAGGAAGCAGCACAGATCCTGATAGAAGAAGATTGTGGCATCAATCTTCCAGATAAAACTGGAAAGTATCCTCTGCATGTTGCTGCTAATTCCGGCTTGGAAGAGTGTGTAAAGCTGCTGCTATTTATGGGTGCTAATCCGCATGTTCTTGATAACACTGGAATTTACCCTCTAGAGGAAGCTTTGAGCCAGTTAAATCACTCGCGATTTGTAAATGTAACGAAGATGATCCTTCGAATGTGCGCTTTAAAAGATATCGCACTGGACTTGAAAGAGATGGATGTCGTAAGATATAAGAGAGACTTTTGCAACTCTATACTTGCAGAGTGTCGCTCTGAGATCCAACGCATGAAGGAAGCCAAAATAAAGGGATCGAGCATCAGCTTTTTTGATATTGCGACAGAAGACGTAGCAATTGTGGCACGTTATGTGCAAAATAAAAACATCCTTAAGGTTCTGAATGGCTCATTCGAAACTTTCCCGAATTATTCGGACATGATCGCGTATAAAGTCAAGAGAGCCAAGGAGAGGAGGGCCCTCACTGATCAGTGGGTCGAGTGCTTCACCTTTAAGACCCGTCAGTTTCCCAAACCATGTACCGATATTATCTCACTTCATCTGAGTGACAGGGATATGCGCAGCTTTATTACTGGTGTTGAGTTCTCTCATTAA